Part of the Anopheles gambiae chromosome 3, idAnoGambNW_F1_1, whole genome shotgun sequence genome is shown below.
TTCAGCAATttcaagagaaaaataaatcaatataaTATACTGTTTGTCTGTCATTTCAAAGGTCCGATCAGGGGAAAAAATCAAGTAAacttaaatgaaataaatgtttCACAAGAATAATTACCCTAAGCTTCATGCTTATCAGGTACTACCGCTTAAAACGTGACGTTGTTACAAAAACAACGCACTTGTATTATTTATAATGCTCGAGGCTTAAGTATCCATTACAAACATGAATGGATGGGTTTTTCCACCATAACTTAGCACCATTTGAATCGATCAGTGAAGTGGGATTATGATGAGCGTAGTACAGTAATGATTCAACACACTTAAGCACATTGCGATGAAAACAGCGAGAAAATCCCTAATCTTCAAAATTCACGTGCTGTCAAGAACGATCATTCATGATCTTATCAGTTAATCCAGCTGAATCACAAACTTATAGAAAATCAGAATCAATCGTATCATATATATAGAGAATCATTTCTCCCCAGAAGTCATACGAGTATCGGACACGATGTCGAACAAGATTACAATCCTTCTGGCTGTTCTGCTTGCGGTGGTGGCTTGTGCCCAGGCACACGCTTCACACCAACGGCGAGTTCCCTATCCCCTGCCCCGATTCCTGCCTCGGCCCCATCACACCGTTAGCAATCATCGGATTGTGGGTGGATTTGAGATCGATGTCGCTGAAACTCCGTATCAAGTGTCTCTCCAGCGCTCCAAACGCCACATCTGCGGTGGTTCCGTTCTGTCCGGCAAGTGGATCCTAACGGCTGCCCACTGCACTGACGGTTCGCAACCTGAAAGCTTGACCGTGCGTCTGGGATCATCGCGCCACGCGTCGGGCGGAAGTGTTATCCACGTTGCGCGCATCGTGCAGCATCCGGACTACGATCAGGAAACGATCGACTACGACTACTCCCTGCTGGAGCTGGAAAGTGTTCTTACCTTCAGCAATAAGGTGCAGCCGATCGCACTCCCGGAGCAGGATGAAGCGGTGGAGGATGGCATCATGACGATCGTGTCTGGCTGGGGCAGCACCAAGAGCGCCATCGAGTCCAACGCCATTCTGCGGGCTGCCAACGTACCGACCGTGAACCAGGATGAGTGCAACCAGGCCTATCACAAATCTGAAGGAATCACCGAGCGTATGCTGTGTGCCGGATACCAGCAGGGTGGAAAGGACGCTTGCCAGGGAGACTCCGGTGGTCCGCTGGTTGCTGAAGACAAGCTGATCGGTGTCGTTTCGTGGGGTGCCGGATGTGCTCAGCCAGGCTATCCGGGAGTCTATGCGCGTGTTGCTGTCGTTCGCGACTGGATTCGTGAGACCTGTGGAGTTTAAGGCAGATGTTCGGAGTGGTACTACCTTGTTGTCATAATCAAATGAGtgaattaataaaaatcaactATTTAAACTAAAAATTGAGCTATGTTTTTGATTAATGAAGTTTTACTTCTATATCTGGGAAGAGAAACTGTAGTTaatcataaataaatcaaacaaacacaatcatATTACGTCATAAAAAATAGTATAACTTTAAAAATACTAGtcaataatataaataatatttattgaaTAGACTAGGTGGAACAAGACATATCAAAGTCATATTTCATTCTAATAATTAACATGTCAATTACTGAACCACGAAATAGGATTTATcggatttaatttaattaaagttatAACACAACTGATTGACTGATTTATAAGGTTCATACTGCGTAATTATACACAATACACGGCTCAATTGACTCCTCCTATAGAATCTTGTCGGAAGATAAGCAAAAGGATTTTTTCCTATGACTGACTGACGGCTAGTtagctttaaaataaaaaattcttTTCTGTGCTCCGGACATCATTTCcaacaaatataaaatattagaAAGATCTACAACATTCTCTTACACCTAAGCAAACTTCTAAGCAATATTACTGTTCTGTATAACTGATGAGTCTTAGGGAACTTATAATTTAACTGCTCATTTACATTAAAAGAAGGTGTAATGcgaaaaaaactcaacactTATTATTTCGTTTATCACATTCATACTATTTATTATGCTTAATTTCAGTTCAGTCAAGTCCGTCTGACCACATTTTACACTCCACTGATCTCGCGCACCCAGTTGCGGACGACAGCAACACGCGCATAGACTCCCGGATAGCCTGGCTGAGCACATCCCGCGCCCCACGAAACCACACCGATCAATTTATTATCGGCGACCAGCGGACCACCGGAGTCTCCTTGGCAAGCGTCCTTTCCACCCTGCTGGTATCCGGCACACAGCATACGATCGGTGATAGCGTCGTGCGAGTACGCCTCGCGACATTTCTCCTGGCCAACGGTCGGTACGTTAGCAGCTCGCAGAATGGCATTAGACTCGGCAGCATTATGGGTACTGCCCCAGCCTGAGACATTGGTCATGgttccggcatacactgcttCATCCTGCTCCGGGAGTGCCACCGGTTGAACCACATCGCTGAAAGTAAGCTCTGATTCCAGCTCCAGAAGCGCGTAGTCGTAGTCGATAGTGCTATCATCGTAGTTCGGGTGCTCGACGATGCGTGCCACGTTTACAACGGTGCCACTAGAGGCGTGTCGCGATGATCCGAGCCGGACGGTGAGGGTGAACGCCTGCAGACCATCAGTACAGTGAGCGGCAGTCAAGACCCACTTACTGTTCAGGACAGATCCTCCACACCGATGGCTATTTATGTATTGGAGCGATACCTGATACGGAGTATCGGACACATTGATCTCGAACCCACCGACGATACGATGGCCGCTACTGTGCGGCGAACGGGGCTGAACCAGCGGATGGCGTCGTGATGGTTGTGCCCGTGCACATGCCACCACCGCGATCAGAACAGTCAGAAGGATTGCGATCTTGTTGGACATCGTGTCTAATACTCGTATGGCTGTTGGAGAGGTAAAGTTCTCTATTTATATGCAATGTGAACCTTAGATCGACTTAGACAGGATTAATTGATAGAACTAACAATTATGATTCGAACGGCGTAATTGATGCGGTAGTTTAATCTCAAGAAGACAGAATTGGAATATAATTCAAAACATATCAGAACCTCTTCCATAGAATAAAAGCGTCAACAAAATCCTCGTGCTTTCTCTATCAAGTACGCTTTCCACGTCATGACTCTCAACCTCTCAACTAGATCATATCTGAAGTGATCAGGGATTTTCGAGCACGAGCGAGTAATTTTACAAACTAGCCACTATGAAGTGGAAGAATTCCACTAGCTCAAGCACCCTCAGCCAAACATAATAGTAAACAATTTTATAGCGTACTACACACGTTGTAGTATCGAAGATTTACAACTCTGACGTAGCACAACGTGCGATCTACAGCTGACAATACTATCAATTAATCTTCTCTAATCATATATAAACCGGAGCATTACTTTTGATGGATCATACGAGTATCTGATAGACGATGATATCGAACAAGATTGCAATCCTCCTGGCAGTGCTGGTTGTGGCGGTGGCTTGTGCACAAGCACGAGTCGCACAACAACATCGGTCCGTTCAAGCCCTGCCAAGATTCCTGCCGCGACCCCACTACGATGTAGGCCATCGTATTGTCGGTGGATTCGAGATCGACGTGTCTGAAACTCCGTATCAGGTGTCGCTGCAGTACTTCAACAGCCATCGGTGCGGTGGATCTGTGCTGAACAGTAAGTGGATCCTAACTGCCGCTCACTGCACAGTGAACCTGCAGCCTAGCAGCCTTGCAGTACGGCTAGGATCATCGCGACACGCGTCTGGAGGAACCGTTGTGCGAGTTGCCCGTGTACTCGAGCACCCGAACTACGATGATAGCACTATCGACTACGATTTCTCCCTGATGGAGCTGGAGACTGAGCTTACCTTCAGCGATGTGGTTCAGCCTGTCAGTCTTCCAGAGCAGGATGAAGCCGTGGAGGATGGAACCATGACGATCGTGTCTGGCTGGGGCAACACCCAGAGTGCAGCCGAGTCTAACGCTATTCTACGTGCGGCTAACGTACCGACTGTCAATCAGAAGGAATGTACCATCGCCTACAGTTCGTCGGGAGGAATCACTGATCGTATGCTGTGCGCCGGATACAAGCGCGGTGGAAAGGACGCTTGCCAGGGAGACTCCGGTGGTCCGCTCGTTGTCGATGGCAAACTGGTCGGTGTTGTTTCGTGGGGCTTTGGCTGTGCTATGCCCGGATACCCGGGAGTGTACGCGCGCGTGGCTGTCGTCCGCGATTGGGTTCGTGAGAACAGTGGAGCCTAAATCGTACACCGAACGTAGAACGGTTTCGCATTACTAGACTGAACAGAAATAAAGTATTACAACTTGTAAAATTGAAATGATATATTTTGGTGTGTTAACATGACCCGTGAAAGCAATGGTTGAAGATTTAAATACATCCGAAAAAGTCCCATAATTTAGAGTCATACTTACATACCTATTTTTCCACAACAACTTTTTGTGGTCTTGTTCTGCTCCAGGAGTGTGGAATGATGGAATGCGATCGTATTTAATGATGGAAAttcctccacgccatcttgtcaTCTCATCATGGGTTTATCACATACCTTCTGGCCTTATGACGACCTTAAAGGATTTTACACATTCAGATCGTCCGACATAACATACAAACGCTTAAACATGCCATTATACACTCTGATTCTTCGAACAATATAGGGTAATTAAAAAGGTATGACTTTAATTTAATCATGAGTCAGATGCTATCACAATTAATAGTTCATAATCTATATACAAGATCATAAGCCTTGTATGGAGTGTCCCCCGTAGCGAGGGACTATCCGACTGCGTGGTACtaaataagtctcgaaagcctgtataggtcgTTATGCcagaaaggagaagaagatcCTAAAACTATACTCTTTAGATTTTGGCGTAAATTATCTACCTGATCATCATGTGTGGGCCAATACAATACTACTAGACATAATTAAACAATGCACTCAGATAGCTAATTGTCACTACGGAAGGGAGAAGGTTCAGATGGGCGTTGAACCCTATCCGACCTTGCAGGAGAGACGATATGCCTATCTTATAGATCGTGCCTTTCAGAAACATACAAAACAGTAATAACATATGGCTATCGCAAAAACGCATCTGATTTGCCTTATCAAAGCTTGATAATACGTCACATCATTGTTGTTCAGACTATTATCTGAAGTACTCATAGGACATGCGGATCTTCCCCATACTTAAGTACTCATGAGACGTACAACCCTGGTTGGATCATTGTATGAGACAACAATGACAACAATGATCCAACCCAGCTGCATTTCAAACGATTCCGGATTCTGAAGCACATTCCACAGAgagaaattaatattttaagaaCATCCTCTTAATAGCTCATTGGGTTGAACAATCTAATGCAAGACGTGTAATGCTATCAGTATTTGATAGTACTATCAAATAATCTAGTTAATTCGCTAGTTACAAAAATAGCACCGCTGCATAGTATTTAAGGCGTCGATTTTCCTTCCAACAATCATACGAGTGCCTGACAAGATGTCGAACAAGATTGCAATCCTCCTGCTGGCTGTTCTGGTTGCGGTGGTCGCTTGTGCGCAAGCACAACCATCCGGGCGGCATCACTTGGTCCATCCGCTGCTGCCCAGATTCCTGCCTCGGCTTCATCGCGGCAGCAACGGTCATCGCGTCGTCGGTGGATTCCAGATCGACGTGTCGGATGCTCCGTATCAGGTGTCCCTGCAATACTTCAACAGCCACCGTTGCGGCGGCTCCGTGCTGGACAACAAGTGGGTCCTAACTGCTGCCCACTGCACCCAGGGTTTGGATCCCAGCAGCCTCGCCGTGCGCCTGGGCTCATCGGAACACGCTACTGGAGGTACTCTTGTCGGAGTACTGCGCACTGTCGAGCACCCGCAGTACGATGGTAACACAATCGACTACGACTTCTCGCTGATGGAGCTGGAGACTGAGCTTACCTTCAGCGATATGGTGCAACCGGTCGAACTTCCAGAGCATGAGGAACCTGTCGAGCCAGGAACCATGGCCACCGTGTCTGGCTGGGGCAACACCCAGAGTGCCGTCGAGTCTAGCGATTTCCTGCGGGCTGCCAACGTACCGACCGTGAGCCATGAAGATTGTAGCGATGCCTACATGTGGTTCGGAGAAATCACCGATCGTATGCTGTGTGCCGGATACCAGCAGGGTGGAAAGGACGCCTGCCAGGGAGATTCCGGCGGT
Proteins encoded:
- the LOC1277689 gene encoding trypsin-7, producing MSNKIAILLTVLIAVVACARAQPSRRHPLVQPRSPHSSGHRIVGGFEINVSDTPYQVSLQYINSHRCGGSVLNSKWVLTAAHCTDGLQAFTLTVRLGSSRHASSGTVVNVARIVEHPNYDDSTIDYDYALLELESELTFSDVVQPVALPEQDEAVYAGTMTNVSGWGSTHNAAESNAILRAANVPTVGQEKCREAYSHDAITDRMLCAGYQQGGKDACQGDSGGPLVADNKLIGVVSWGAGCAQPGYPGVYARVAVVRNWVREISGV
- the LOC3291694 gene encoding trypsin-2, whose product is MSNKIAILLLAVLVAVVACAQAQPSGRHHLVHPLLPRFLPRLHRGSNGHRVVGGFQIDVSDAPYQVSLQYFNSHRCGGSVLDNKWVLTAAHCTQGLDPSSLAVRLGSSEHATGGTLVGVLRTVEHPQYDGNTIDYDFSLMELETELTFSDMVQPVELPEHEEPVEPGTMATVSGWGNTQSAVESSDFLRAANVPTVSHEDCSDAYMWFGEITDRMLCAGYQQGGKDACQGDSGGPLVADGKLVGVVSWGYGCAQPGYPGVYGRVASVRDWVRENSGV
- the LOC1277690 gene encoding trypsin-4, with product MSNKITILLAVLLAVVACAQAHASHQRRVPYPLPRFLPRPHHTVSNHRIVGGFEIDVAETPYQVSLQRSKRHICGGSVLSGKWILTAAHCTDGSQPESLTVRLGSSRHASGGSVIHVARIVQHPDYDQETIDYDYSLLELESVLTFSNKVQPIALPEQDEAVEDGIMTIVSGWGSTKSAIESNAILRAANVPTVNQDECNQAYHKSEGITERMLCAGYQQGGKDACQGDSGGPLVAEDKLIGVVSWGAGCAQPGYPGVYARVAVVRDWIRETCGV
- the LOC3291693 gene encoding trypsin-3, which translates into the protein MISNKIAILLAVLVVAVACAQARVAQQHRSVQALPRFLPRPHYDVGHRIVGGFEIDVSETPYQVSLQYFNSHRCGGSVLNSKWILTAAHCTVNLQPSSLAVRLGSSRHASGGTVVRVARVLEHPNYDDSTIDYDFSLMELETELTFSDVVQPVSLPEQDEAVEDGTMTIVSGWGNTQSAAESNAILRAANVPTVNQKECTIAYSSSGGITDRMLCAGYKRGGKDACQGDSGGPLVVDGKLVGVVSWGFGCAMPGYPGVYARVAVVRDWVRENSGA